Genomic segment of Primulina tabacum isolate GXHZ01 chromosome 11, ASM2559414v2, whole genome shotgun sequence:
GTAGAAagtgaaattgaaaaaaatcccAAAATAGTAAAATTTTTCGACGGTTcgtttgatttttatgtttataaataaataaattgctTCCACATGTTAGAAACGGTTTCCACTTGTTGATAGCCAGCCTGATATGCCACCTTCTTGTTGGAGGGGAATGCCGCCATAGCCTCCTATTCTCGGAGAACTGATTTCCCCTTATCTACAGTATTTGTACTTATCCATTAAATTAAATTCCTGCAATTTGTTGTGCCTCAGATAAGGAGAAAACcgacaatatttaattaataatcgaAAGCAGAACTAAACACCGCGTCCGATTTCtgtttttaatgacttttttttCTCACATTCAGAGGTTGGAAGCTTATAATGAATCATGGGTTTTCCAAAGAGAGTAACTTTGCTTCTTTTTATGCAATTTACGTCATCAGATTAGGTTAACCACTAACCAGTCTACAATTTTAACACAGCCAcacataatttattatataatattttattgtgaTTCAATTTCGACATCTTAGAGACTGTGTTGTTGGGAATTGAAGATACTGTGGACCATGTATCTGCAGtataattttatcttttattattGGATTAAAACcatcaaatataaaaatttaagatTACATGTTGCTACTTTTCATTTGAATTGGGGATTGGGAGCTTGAGGATGTGGATTAGCCACGTAGCCATGGGCATGGAACAGGAGATTGGAATTGGAGGGGGTGGAATGTGGCTGTAGATGATAACATAGCATCCATTTAGGGTTTACCAATAAAAAAGGATATAACGAGACTCGTTTTCTGACATTGTAAACATTCATTTATATAGGTACCCATCAGGGGATTGTACATGAGGCCTGTGTTTTTTTAGCACCTTTTTTTGTGGTTTGAGTAGACGATCcaaattccttttttttttcttggaaAAAAATACCTTGGGGAGCAAACATGAGGCTCTGGTGCTTTCTAGAGATAAAAAAGCGCACTGTTTTATCACTCCTGTTGAGCTTTGAAGAAAGAGTTAAGATTATCAGTTTGTGTGGTTCTCATGTGTTTGTTTGCTCCATCTGAAACTCCAACTAGCTTAGCCTCTCTCCCCTTTTCTCATATTGAGTACTGGTGCTGCTTGCTGTATCTCTTTTTCTTTCTGTGTTGCATATAGGACTTTTGTGGGTTATCCGAGTTACCAGTTTACCCTTATTTTGGTGATTTGCTTGAAGGAACATTATCTGATGATGATCTTGGGATGGGCTGTATCCTCGTTTGAATGAGTTATTTTAATGAAGATGCAAGTACATGTATAGACATAATCTAAGCTTTAGTATTTCGTGGCTATGACTTGCACTTGATCGAAATGGAGGTTTTGGTGGTGAGAGAACTTGTAAAAAGTTTGTGGATAGTATTATCGTGCTATATCGTTTGTGTATGCGATGGGATTCATGTAGGTACACTTACAGGTGGATAATTATGGAAGGCTCGTCCGAGTCAAACTGGCAAAGGTCTGATAATTCTAGGGGGTTAAACTCTTCATCATTACTGGATAGAAATCCCAGAACTTTTCAAGCAAGAACTGTCAGATCGTCGGGAGGCAATGCATCCCATGAATCTGGTTTAGTATTAGTGAGAAAAGGGAGTGAACGAACGCTGTGGCCCTGTATCAACAACAAAACTCAAGCTGGGGCAACCGAGGATGGTGATGCAGCTGGAGGTCGGAGCTTGGAATGCAATGATGTTAGCCTGAGACACTGGTTGGATAATCCCGAAAGGACGGTGGATGCCCTTGAGTGCCTTCACATATTCTCTCAAATTGTAGATATTGTAAACCTGGCACATTCTCAGGGAATTGTTGTTCACAATGTCCGCCCCTCGTGCTTTATCATGTCTTCACTTAATCGTGTTTCTTTCATTGAATCTGCTTCTTGCTCGGATTCGGATTCTGACTCGATGGACTATGGAGAAAACAGTCAAACAGCTGAGTTTAAGGGTCCCGCTTCACCTTCATCCCATGATTTACACTCACACCTCCGATCAAGAAGTCAGTTAGGCATACAAGATTGTGGGCCCCCGACTGATGTTGTGAATCCCACTTCCCATATGAATTCGGATGCCAGTTGCATGCAATCATTATCAGGTCAGGCTTTGCAAGCCTCAGAAGTCATTGGGAACGAACGAACAGGTGATAAGAAGAATTCCTTTCCAATGAAACAAATATTGCTCAAAGAATCCAGTTGGTACAGCAGTCCAGAAGAGGTTGGCGACTGTAATAGTTCCTGTGCATCTGATATCTATCAGCTTGGTGTCTTACTCTTTGAGGTAAGTGGTAGGCAGTTCTTTGTGTGAAAAATTAGTACGAGTTTACCTTTCCGATGCTTGTCACCAACTTCCTGGTTTTCTTGGTGTTGATCTTTAATGAGTAAGATTTAGCgtgatgaatttttttattctaGGACGTTACTGATATAATTTTTTACTTGTGAGCTAGTTATTTTGCCCTTTTAATTCAATGGAAGAGAAAGTCACGACTATGGCAAGTCTGAGACACCGGGTCCTCCCTCCCCAGTTACTTCTCAAGTGGCCTAAAGAAGCTTCATTTTGCTTGTGGTTGCTACATCCAGAGCCAAGTAGCAGACCGAAAATAGGGTGGGTTTTTGTCCGAGCATTTCCAATCCGTTGAAGCTTCAAGTTTTATTTTCCATTATTATTTGTATTCATTTATTTCCTGCAACATTATCTCCCTTTCATACGAAAAAGGTTTCTATTATCCACTTCAACAAGGCACGTGTTTTTCTTTTGACAATGTATCTGGTTGAGTTAATTACGAGTTTTTTGTAATTCTTGTAGATATTGGGCAGTTTAGATACAGAAGTTCTTAGCTTTATAAAGACTTGGAACTCTTGGACAATGTGActtttttagaatttattttttaaataataaacagTTTTATATTCGGTTATTTAATGAAAAGAGTTTTTTTTTCCTACTTCTATTTTAGGAATGAAACGAGCTtcttttgatatattttttgagGTGAAGTTGGAGCAAAAGCCTAAAAGTCACATATTTCTATCTTCTAGCTTTTGTTTTTTTAAGCGTAGTTTTAGAGATGAAGACCCACCAGATGCTACCTGTTTTTGAGAAGGGCATTTTGTAAAGATAAGGATTATTTCTAAAACGAGCTTCTCTATCCAAAGTAGCTCATTTTGTAGACTCGTAAATTACTTGCCTTGAGAGTACTATATGCATAAGAGTGCTAACATTGATTTATTATGGGGAAATAGCAGAGTTGAGCTGTCTGTTCTTGTGAATTTGTGCATGCTTGAGCTGTTGCTTAAAAATATGAAAGCAAGAACGTGCGCTTTGTCGAAACTGATTTAGATATTTCATTGCATTTGATATGCAATTACCTGCAGACAAATGCATTCTATTTTCAcaggaaaaatataaaatgggTGGATATGATAGTCATCAGACTGTTCATTTATATCGTCATACATGTTCAATCTTTCTAATTTCTATGATCAAGTGTGATTTCTATATagcatattttttttgtacaTCAGACGGTCCCATCTTTACTAAACTTTGGTCCCATCTTCACTAAACTCTCCACAAATACTCTTCTCGGTGGATTTGTCTCGCAGATGTGTGTTCTGTTTCTAAGTTGTGTTTGACAGCCATGATACTCTCTTTCTGTTTGCAGCGAGTTGCTGCAAAGTGAGTTTTTGAATGCACCAAGAGATGGCATAGAAGAACGAGAAGCTGCCATAGACCTTCGAGAGAAGATAGAAGAGCAGGAGTTGTTGCTGGAGTTTCTTCTGCTACTGCAACAAAGGAAGCAGGATACCGCAGATAGCTTGAACGAGACCATATCCATAATGTCTTCTGACATAGAAGAAGTCTCAAATCTGCAGACAGCTCTTAGAATAAAAGGAGGCCAAAAATTAGAGTTGGCCGAGAATTCCACCTCAGGTTGCCAGTCAATTAGCATTACTGGCGCTGATGAATCTGGTAGTTCAGGTTCTAGAAAGAGAATTAGGCAGGGCCTTTGTGACAGCAACCCAGGTGAAACTTCCCACCGTGCAGATGAACATCAAAAGTTAGAGATGCCTTCTGGATATCAGGGGAACGATCTCTCCAAAAATTCTAGACTGATGACTAATATTAGGAAACTGGAATCAGCTTACTTTTTAACGAGATGCATGGCTGCCAAACCACGAGGCAGATCATTGGCCAGAAATTTCCCTGTCAATAGTGATGGTAGAGGATCTATTTCTGCAACTGAAAGAAGTTCCATCAGTAATCCATCATCAAAAGAAAGGTGCAATGAGCAGAAGCAAAGTGGATGGATAAACACATTTCTTGAAGGCCTATGCAAGTATCTATCTTTTAGTAAGCTCAAAGTTAAAGCAAACTTAAAGCAAGGGGATCTCTTAAATTCCTCCAACCTCGTATGCTCCCTTAGTTTTGACCGTGATGGGGAGTTTTTTGCGACTGCTGGTGTAAACAAGAAGATAAAAATTTTTGAATACAATTCAATCTTAAATGAAGAACGTGATATTCACTATCCTGTGGTAGAAATGGCAAGTAGATCGAAGCTCAGCAGCATATGTTGGAACGGCTACATTAAAAGTCAGATTGCTTCAAGTAACTTTGAAGGGGTGGTGCAGGTAAGTTTGATATTAAATGTGTAAATCTGTTCCACTTACTCTTCCAGTGATTAATTGTGTTGTGATCAATTCTCTCTGGATATATTTTCAGGTGTGGGATGCCATGAGAAACCAAATTTTCATGGAAATGAGAGAACATGAGCGTCGTGTGTGGTCTGTAGACTTTTCAGTGGCTGATCCAACCATGCTGGCTAGCGGGAGCGATGATGGTACCGTTAAGCTCTGGAATATCAATCAGGCAATTCTATTTTTGCACTTGGTGGATGTGAGCTTTGAAACTAAATGTACTAAAGCATCTAGTTATCATTGCTGCATGAAGTAAATTCTAGAAATGTAACAAGTTAATTTTCTTGCTTCAATTGCCACTGCAGGGAGCAAGTGTCGGTACCATTAAGACAAAGGCCAATGTCTGCTGTGTTCAATTTCCCACTGACTCCGGTCGCTCCCTTGCATTTGGTTCAGCAGATCATATGATATATTACTATGATCTTCGTAACTCAAAAATTCCCCTTTGCACTCTAGTTGGTCATAACAAAACAGTGAGTTACGTGAAGTTCATAGATTCAACAACACTTGTGTCCGCATCCACGGATAACACACTAAAGCTCTGGGATTTGTCCATGAACACAGCAAGAGTTATCGATTGTCCTCTGCAGTCATTCACTGGCCACCTTAATGTAAAGGTGTGGTGTttcttattttttcttttaatggtaATACCGTACCATAAATAGTGGACACCATTATTCGAAATGTTAATGTGCATGATTAGTTGATTACTCACAAACAATTTCCGGGACAGTAGTCAGGTACTCAGGTTCAAGTTCCATTATTTTGTTGTCGATTCAGTATCTCTTTGATATTTCCCCACCCAATTCTAATGCCCAGATATTGCAGTTAACAAAATTATAATAAGTTTGACACTGATGGATAGATCACccatttttcagaattttgtTGGTTTGTCTGTATCTGAAGGCTACATTGCAACTGGCTCAGAAACAAATGAGGTATTTTACGTGGTGCTGTATATTGATACTTGCTATACAATCTGCTTTTcgtcttttaatttttaattagtaACTACATATATGCTTTCCTATGTAGTTCTTTCTAGTTAACTGCTGCTGATAATTTTTCGTTCAAGACTGCTACTCTTGCCTGTAACAGACTTCTCTAAACATGTTTTAGGCCATACCCTCTTCTTGTGACCAAGACCAGAAAATAAATTGACAATGATTTTAAAAAGAGTAGCAGAGGTAACATCTGTGCATTGTTGATTTGTTCGGGTGTGGTTGAGATGGGGACAATTACCTGTGGTGGTGACTAGTGAGGCCCCGATCTTTACGATGTTTTGATTCCCGGCGAGATAAATCAATTGAGAGGACTTAAAGAAGTCACTCACCTATCATGCATAGGGCTCCATGCGCACACAATTACAAGTAAATAACGATGTAGGACGCTTAGTTTTCTTCTAAAGCTGAATTGTAATTTCACCGATCATGTTCGGTGTCGTCTTGTTCGGTTAATAGGATGATAGGTGATTATTTATCgaataataaatcatttgatTTTATAGGATAAGAAAGAAAGTAGAACAATTAATTAGTAAACCGAACATAGGATGAAGATGTATTAGAAATCTATCATTATTTCATTACCATCCTATCAACTGAAACAAATGATGTCGTCAAGGGTAATTGGGATAGTACTAGCTTACATCTGTGAGAGTGGGATAGAAGAGGATAAGTAGGGATACTGGAAAGAGGCCATTGGCTTGAAGTGGGCACAGGAATGATGATTAATTCTTGGGGCGACCATCGGTCACATGGGTTGAGCCAAATGCATGTATTTTAATGACCCTTATTGATAGATGAAAGGCGCCCGATACAAGAGGGTTCAGTGGCATGGAGTGTTAGAAGAAAGAAACTAGATTCCATAAATAAGATGGTTGGATTAAATCCATTATATTAagcatttattttcaaaaaattcatgATATAGTTCTCGGGAAGTTATCGTCCAGACCAGTCTTTGCTGGTCGCGTCACTTAAAAAACAGCTAGTCCTAGCATATTTGGTGCAGATGGTCTGGGAAAGAAGTttctacatttctttctttctctcACCGCAGTTAGGGCAGTACCGCAGAAGAAATTTCAATAAGAAGATGTATAAGTGGCATAGTTATTCGGGAGAGACATACTATATTAATTACGACCCTCAGCTACCGCCTCTCAAATCCTTTTCACTGAATATTACATTGTCTTTCTTCTCTCTAATTTGTTTATATCCATGCAGGTTTTTGTTTATCACAAAGCATTTCCCATGCCCACACTAACATACAGATTTAATAGCATGGATCCACTTTCCGGTGACGAAGTGGATGATACCACACAGTTCATTTCTTCTGTATGTTGGCGTAGCCAGTCTTCCACGTTAGTTGCTGCAAATTCTATGGGAAATATTAAGCTTCTGGAGATGGCTTGACTACTTGAACTATTCGGAAAACTTCCACAATCCACTCAGAGTAGTTGATGCTGGGGTGATGGTGCATTGAGAAAAAAAATTGCTGTAGCTTTTGTAATGGACATGATTTTAACACGGAGAATGAGATTCATATTTTTGATTGAATGTGTATATATAAAGATTAGGAAGGATAAGGGTGAGGGgaatacgtatatatatatatatatatatatatctaacatacatataaatatatgacttctAATTGTGAATTTTCCAATATACCCTTATTCATTTAATGtagcaaattaaatcaataatttttttgatgggttcttttataatttaatatctaTCTTAAATGCCTTTAGATATTAATGCATATTGAATTTATCAATTTacccataatttttcttttttgctAACTAAAATTTGTTACTAAAATCAGTGTATTTCTTCCtatgaatatttaatatttatatcttttcttttattttattttataaattgatttaagtaataattaaataaatagttacTCAATAATTTAGTGATTTCACTTATGATTCATCATGTATtctgataatattttaaataataatatttttaaaattaaagtttatattattatatattttgttatcaaTTTTCAATTGCGTTCTAAACATAATATAAAGTATGATGAAATTACATacataaaaaacaatttttttctcttttctacatattaattaatttatcattatatatgatgaatttatatatataaaaactatttttcacatttcaaaataacaaaattattatttaatattactcaCTTATTAAATTAACTAAGTTATGTTTACTAATTCATTGTGCATTATTTCTatgattgcaacttaatgaaacATAGGTGAGGACATAGAGTGGTCACCCTAACAATTAATATTtgtgtttaaattattattagtaATTAAAACTACTTTGTGTTCgatgaaattatttgattagTGAAGATAAATTTGATTTAGAAAAATGATTTCTAGAATGTAAAATAACACTATATCATATTTGTTAGGTTCAATAATTGTTTATGTAAGGTATAACAATCGAAATATGACGTTTGAGTTGTTTTAcgattttaaaagaatttagtTAATGTTGAATCGTTATTTggttataacttttggtaaagcggcaaatgCATGATCTTACAATTGATATATATAAGAGTCAAAGTCATGAGATCGATTATATATATTGCAATTAGtgtaattattgatattgttggagtgcaataattgtcatTGTTGGATACATCGATCGAATCATGATGATTGAGCTATTATaccgtttaaaatatttgagttgatgtATAATATCTATtctaaaaaaggaaaatgttaaacAAAATTTGCAAGGAGTTAAAAATTAGCAAAAACACAATTGATATTTAACTTAATAACAAGTTTAGGGGTTTTATTTTAACATCAGTatgataatttagttaattaagagattttatttGACAATCACTATATGCACTCTATTTAAATACATTGTGATTTTGGTTTTAGTAAATTTACTATtctcttaattttatttttatttttttccattgtgaatgatatttggatGAAGAATATCTTTGTTAATTTGATAGAACTGTCATTATGTTATAATCATGCAaattgaaaaatgttatataaataagtgaatttatatgatttatcttcatgatgtatttttatttattgtggtATGATATATTTAGATTAATAAATACTCATAAACAAGATGttcaaatgattttaaaaattatctaaatctcgttgttatatttttcattattaatcATCCACGTGTATCGCACGTGATCAttcctagtatatatatatatatatataggataAGGTTGAGGggaaaatatgtgtgtgtgtatatatatatatatatatatatatatatattgatttatgcttGTATGGTCTCAGCACATGGTTCTTGATCTTCACTTAAAAGACAAATTTTATTGGCGTTTCTACTGCTGGTGAAATCATAATgcgtattttttttatgaaaacgtGAGTATGCCGAGAAAGATATAAATCGATTTTCATAAGAATATTGTGCAACATCTGATTAGGAAGAGCCTACAAAAATGTGGCTAGGTGGCGTGTGAGTGTAATATAATGCATTAATGGAGCTTGCCATGTAACTATAGTATTTTCGATCTCTAATGTCCAGGAGCAAGAATGATACAAGAAATCTATCTGCACTGGTTCTGTCTGAATTTTGGTGACAAAACCAGTTTACCTATAAGTCTTCCAAGCCTATCAGCACCAGGACCTGGTCTAAGCTTCGTTACATTTCCAACCTTAGTACACCGTGGTTTTCCTGCGCACCAGCCACCAGGCGTAAAGCTCCCATTTTTTCGCCTCAGCAGTTCTCTGTCGATTTTGTCCAAGACAGGAGAGTCCCTTTTGAATTTACGTGCGAAGGCAGCATTACTAGCATAAATTTTATAAGTGTCGTTGAGGGACAGAGTGTGGGGGTGTTGTTGCGGCGGATTATCCCAAGAAATATAGTGCATGTCATGGTTTACAACAGTTGAAACAAATTCCGGGGCGTTGCAGATGACAGTCTGAAAATAGCCTTCTGGGGAGGAAACAAAGTTGGAGTAATACATGAGCAAAGTTCTGGGAAGATTATCCCAGCCCCATATGCAGTATTCGACAAATGAGCGTGATAAGATCATCCAAGCTGAGCCTGCAAATGGCGATAAAACTCTACATTATAGACATATGTGCACGAAATTTTTATCTGCTAACAGTTGAGAAATGTCGTATTTAATATTTCACCAAGTCTGAAAAAACAGATGCAAGAACTAACCAGTAAACAGTTTAAATGCTGTAGGTAAATTTCTCTTGGGAGAAACCCAAAATACTGTCGGACTTTGTTTTCTGGTAGAGTCCTGGATCAACAATCAATGGCATCGCCCTTTGGTTCCTGCAACGAAGTCATTTTGCATTACTAAGCTTCCATGGCCTCATCTTCTCGACACCAAACAATCCAACTTAACACACAGAAAACTTACGCTTTCCAGCCTAAATTGCTCGTGTGTTCGACAAAATTAAGCTCTCTTTTCAAATCAGAAAATGTGCGAAGAAGATCTGCGAGAACGACAAATTAGTCATATTTCAAGAAACTCTTGCAACAAAGATATAAATCACAGATTCCTTGTAACATCCCAGGAAGAACTCAAAAACTCACCATCTTGAGTCACCAACGGATAATCTGAAGCACTGAGATTAATAAACCAGTCCCAATCTTTATGTCTCTTCAAAAGAATAGCACAAGCGTGAAGAGTACTAGAAACCATGGTGGGGCCTCTATAAGTAACCATATTCGCTTTGCTGTTCATAAAAACATTCCCAACTTTCGCAAAAAGAGTATGATTTTCGACCCTAGACTGGAGCTCCAATCTCTCCTCTGGAGGAGACTCGAGATCAAGATGAACCACATAATAATTCCATGGATGATACAAAGAGTGAAGAGTCCTCCAAAGTTTCTCCAAATCGCCTTTAGAACCAGATATTAAATAAGCAAACTTGGGAACTGAAGGACGAGCTGGAGGGGGTGGAGCTCGATTAAGCTTTGCTTCAGCAAAATAAGGGTCGCTTTGATTGTTCATTAAACGAGAAGGGAATATCGAAAAAACCGAATTGATTGAGTTCAAGGAGGAAACAAGCCCCATATTGAAGGAGGTGGCAAGAAGCAAAATGAATACTAACGAGCTTATAACAAGAGGGAACATCCACTTCTTCTTCTCCATATTCATGTACCCCATTGCTAAAGCTTGTGATCATGAAAGCTAACAAGAAATTCTCATCACAACTGAATTGTGATATCTGATATATTCGTACAAAAGATTTGAACGCAAAAGTGATTTATAATGGTGGGTTGTTGACCCCTATTGTAGCACCGACTGCTGAAACATGAATCAAAGAGTTCTTTGATCGGAACCGAGAAATGTATTATGTTAAAAGGAATCTAGATACAaaaaaagatcaaaattttagTCATTGTTGAATTCTAAGTTACCTTATACAATTAAGAAAGACCCTTCAAACAACTAGCAAATGACTAAAACAAAATACATTTCTGCACTATTATATTACAAATAAACATCATTTTGCCCAAAGCCAAAAAAATATAGTAAAAATTATTCATCTTAAAATATTATTCTTCTGTGCGTACGGCCGAAAAATTGAGCAGAAAAGACATGAATACAGCATCAATATAATCGAAGCAGCAAACGCTCACAGTCAATCAGAACTAATTTAACAAAAATACATCTGTATTATCTCAATCAACTCATGTGCGAGAAGTTTTTAATAGGACTCGATGATGAAAACCCAAAACAatataaatcttgaaaaattagCCAACAGTTCACCGACAGAACAGAACAGCAACCAGAGAATTATATAGACGGCAAGGCACAAATCCCAAATCGTTCGTTTAGATCACTCAATCTACGATCTAATCAACCCACAATCCCAGAAATAGAGGGAGAAAAAAACTTATCAGTTACAACAGCAATCACAAGAAGTTCAATAAACTTGAATATCAAAACATCAGCCATTAAAGTAAGCATGAATCTGTATGACAACGAAACACTACAAGTACGTCAGCGACAAAACGAATATGCAATCACCAGCTAAAACCATACAATTCTAATTAAAAAAGCCGAAACTTTATGTTATGTTATTTATTGCCTCACGTTGGTTAAAAAAGCATCAGTGTCCCACGTATATTGTGTATGGGGAGAAAGATCTCGAGGAGAGGAAGAAATACAGCTGTTTGAGTGAAAAAAACACTCTAAAAAATGGTGGGTTTGAGTCGTTCTTCAATATCATAATCTAAAGATTGCAGTGATCACGAAATTTCAGGGAGTGCTTCGTGCGTGTAATTCTGTTACTACGTTGTAGGAGGAAGAAGGATAGGACCAATTAAAAAAGATGATAAAATCAGAgaaaactatatattttgaaCCTGTAAATTAGATTGGATTAGACATGGGAAAGCATTGAA
This window contains:
- the LOC142517632 gene encoding protein SPA1-RELATED 4-like isoform X2; this translates as MRWDSCRYTYRWIIMEGSSESNWQRSDNSRGLNSSSLLDRNPRTFQARTVRSSGGNASHESGLVLVRKGSERTLWPCINNKTQAGATEDGDAAGGRSLECNDVSLRHWLDNPERTVDALECLHIFSQIVDIVNLAHSQGIVVHNVRPSCFIMSSLNRVSFIESASCSDSDSDSMDYGENSQTAEFKGPASPSSHDLHSHLRSRSQLGIQDCGPPTDVVNPTSHMNSDASCMQSLSGQALQASEVIGNERTGDKKNSFPMKQILLKESSWYSSPEEVGDCNSSCASDIYQLGVLLFELFCPFNSMEEKVTTMASLRHRVLPPQLLLKWPKEASFCLWLLHPEPSSRPKIGELLQSEFLNAPRDGIEEREAAIDLREKIEEQELLLEFLLLLQQRKQDTADSLNETISIMSSDIEEVSNLQTALRIKGGQKLELAENSTSGCQSISITGADESGSSGSRKRIRQGLCDSNPGETSHRADEHQKLEMPSGYQGNDLSKNSRLMTNIRKLESAYFLTRCMAAKPRGRSLARNFPVNSDGRGSISATERSSISNPSSKERCNEQKQSGWINTFLEGLCKYLSFSKLKVKANLKQGDLLNSSNLVCSLSFDRDGEFFATAGVNKKIKIFEYNSILNEERDIHYPVVEMASRSKLSSICWNGYIKSQIASSNFEGVVQVWDAMRNQIFMEMREHERRVWSVDFSVADPTMLASGSDDGTVKLWNINQGASVGTIKTKANVCCVQFPTDSGRSLAFGSADHMIYYYDLRNSKIPLCTLVGHNKTVSYVKFIDSTTLVSASTDNTLKLWDLSMNTARVIDCPLQSFTGHLNVKNFVGLSVSEGYIATGSETNEVFVYHKAFPMPTLTYRFNSMDPLSGDEVDDTTQFISSVCWRSQSSTLVAANSMGNIKLLEMA
- the LOC142517632 gene encoding protein SPA1-RELATED 3-like isoform X3, with product MRWDSCRYTYRWIIMEGSSESNWQRSDNSRGLNSSSLLDRNPRTFQARTVRSSGGNASHESGLVLVRKGSERTLWPCINNKTQAGATEDGDAAGGRSLECNDVSLRHWLDNPERTVDALECLHIFSQIVDIVNLAHSQGIVVHNVRPSCFIMSSLNRVSFIESASCSDSDSDSMDYGENSQTAEFKGPASPSSHDLHSHLRSRSQLGIQDCGPPTDVVNPTSHMNSDASCMQSLSGQALQASEVIGNERTGDKKNSFPMKQILLKESSWYSSPEEVGDCNSSCASDIYQLGVLLFELFCPFNSMEEKVTTMASLRHRVLPPQLLLKWPKEASFCLWLLHPEPSSRPKIGELLQSEFLNAPRDGIEEREAAIDLREKIEEQELLLEFLLLLQQRKQDTADSLNETISIMSSDIEEVSNLQTALRIKGGQKLELAENSTSGCQSISITGADESGSSGSRKRIRQGLCDSNPGETSHRADEHQKLEMPSGYQGNDLSKNSRLMTNIRKLESAYFLTRCMAAKPRGRSLARNFPVNSDGRGSISATERSSISNPSSKERCNEQKQSGWINTFLEGLCKYLSFSKLKVKANLKQGDLLNSSNLVCSLSFDRDGEFFATAGVNKKIKIFEYNSILNEERDIHYPVVEMASRSKLSSICWNGYIKSQIASSNFEGVVQVWDAMRNQIFMEMREHERRVWSVDFSVADPTMLASGSDDGTVKLWNINQAILFLHLVDVSFETKWSKCRYH
- the LOC142517632 gene encoding protein SPA1-RELATED 4-like isoform X1, with the translated sequence MRWDSCRYTYRWIIMEGSSESNWQRSDNSRGLNSSSLLDRNPRTFQARTVRSSGGNASHESGLVLVRKGSERTLWPCINNKTQAGATEDGDAAGGRSLECNDVSLRHWLDNPERTVDALECLHIFSQIVDIVNLAHSQGIVVHNVRPSCFIMSSLNRVSFIESASCSDSDSDSMDYGENSQTAEFKGPASPSSHDLHSHLRSRSQLGIQDCGPPTDVVNPTSHMNSDASCMQSLSGQALQASEVIGNERTGDKKNSFPMKQILLKESSWYSSPEEVGDCNSSCASDIYQLGVLLFELFCPFNSMEEKVTTMASLRHRVLPPQLLLKWPKEASFCLWLLHPEPSSRPKIGELLQSEFLNAPRDGIEEREAAIDLREKIEEQELLLEFLLLLQQRKQDTADSLNETISIMSSDIEEVSNLQTALRIKGGQKLELAENSTSGCQSISITGADESGSSGSRKRIRQGLCDSNPGETSHRADEHQKLEMPSGYQGNDLSKNSRLMTNIRKLESAYFLTRCMAAKPRGRSLARNFPVNSDGRGSISATERSSISNPSSKERCNEQKQSGWINTFLEGLCKYLSFSKLKVKANLKQGDLLNSSNLVCSLSFDRDGEFFATAGVNKKIKIFEYNSILNEERDIHYPVVEMASRSKLSSICWNGYIKSQIASSNFEGVVQVWDAMRNQIFMEMREHERRVWSVDFSVADPTMLASGSDDGTVKLWNINQAILFLHLVDGASVGTIKTKANVCCVQFPTDSGRSLAFGSADHMIYYYDLRNSKIPLCTLVGHNKTVSYVKFIDSTTLVSASTDNTLKLWDLSMNTARVIDCPLQSFTGHLNVKNFVGLSVSEGYIATGSETNEVFVYHKAFPMPTLTYRFNSMDPLSGDEVDDTTQFISSVCWRSQSSTLVAANSMGNIKLLEMA